In Fusobacterium sp. JB019, a single window of DNA contains:
- the tsaE gene encoding tRNA (adenosine(37)-N6)-threonylcarbamoyltransferase complex ATPase subunit type 1 TsaE, with amino-acid sequence MKKIMSFKEIDLLASNLSRFVGKGDVVALIGDLGTGKTTFTQKFAKALGVSENLKSPTFNYVLEYFSGRLPLYHFDVYRLSEAEEIYEVGYEDYLNSEGVLMIEWANIIESELPKEYIEINFEYNDEDSRQVEIKYIGNEKKEKEMLSYVNFGD; translated from the coding sequence ATGAAAAAAATAATGAGTTTTAAAGAAATAGATTTATTGGCAAGTAATCTTTCAAGATTTGTGGGTAAAGGAGATGTTGTAGCTTTAATTGGAGATTTAGGAACTGGAAAAACAACTTTTACACAAAAATTTGCTAAAGCTTTAGGAGTTTCAGAAAATTTAAAAAGTCCAACTTTCAATTATGTTTTAGAATATTTTTCAGGGAGGTTGCCTCTTTACCATTTTGATGTTTATAGACTTTCTGAAGCAGAAGAAATATATGAAGTAGGATATGAGGATTATTTAAATAGTGAAGGTGTCTTAATGATAGAATGGGCCAATATTATTGAAAGTGAATTACCAAAAGAGTATATTGAAATAAATTTTGAATACAATGATGAAGATTCAAGACAAGTTGAAATAAAGTATATAGGAAACGAAAAAAAAGAAAAGGAGATGTTATCGTATGTTAATTTTGGGGATTGA
- the tsaB gene encoding tRNA (adenosine(37)-N6)-threonylcarbamoyltransferase complex dimerization subunit type 1 TsaB: protein MLILGIDTSTNIGSVGLYSTETGLIGEMTINIKKTHSENIMVQLDNLLKITGVKIKDIDKLAVSIGPGSFTGIRIGVAAAKGIASSGNFKIAGINELDVIAGMSTENDVDICALIDARKERAYHCLYKYKDGSLERLEEYAVGELREYLESRKDKKTLYLGDGALKYKELISEIVKDNAKFAKKSLSLPRASMVAELAENKEDNLYTMEPFYLSKTQAERQKEEREKKN, encoded by the coding sequence ATGTTAATTTTGGGGATTGATACATCAACAAATATAGGAAGTGTAGGATTATATTCTACAGAAACTGGATTAATAGGAGAAATGACAATAAATATAAAAAAAACTCACTCTGAAAATATAATGGTCCAATTAGATAATTTATTAAAGATAACAGGTGTAAAAATTAAAGATATAGATAAATTAGCAGTTAGTATAGGACCAGGATCATTTACAGGTATAAGAATTGGAGTTGCAGCAGCTAAGGGAATTGCTTCTTCTGGGAATTTTAAAATAGCAGGGATTAATGAACTTGATGTAATCGCAGGAATGTCTACAGAAAATGATGTAGATATTTGTGCATTAATAGATGCAAGAAAAGAAAGAGCTTATCATTGCTTATATAAATACAAGGATGGATCTTTAGAAAGATTAGAAGAATATGCTGTGGGAGAACTTAGAGAATATTTAGAAAGTAGAAAAGATAAGAAAACTCTTTATTTAGGAGATGGAGCTTTAAAATATAAAGAATTAATATCTGAAATAGTAAAAGATAATGCAAAATTTGCGAAAAAATCATTGAGTTTACCAAGAGCATCTATGGTTGCAGAATTAGCAGAAAATAAAGAAGATAACTTGTATACAATGGAACCATTTTATTTGAGTAAAACACAAGCAGAAAGACAAAAAGAAGAAAGAGAAAAGAAAAATTAA